Proteins co-encoded in one Rhopalosiphum maidis isolate BTI-1 chromosome 2, ASM367621v3, whole genome shotgun sequence genomic window:
- the LOC113553960 gene encoding uncharacterized protein LOC113553960 has product MGGSSSTTRTLEIENPNVITLSDKVVERLRGQEQIAPVDQGSHILPTYVQPSSLQIQKVVQQELEANDKRWEQRFHHVNNSQKVLSRNVEIEYKKTYENVKKLLPIIKDGVLSETTIEKENVLLDCLANNKGTPLNCTNAVKDYQKVLFQSTNQKL; this is encoded by the coding sequence ATGGGCGGATCATCTAGCACCACTCGAACACTAGAAATTGAGAATCCAAACGTGATCACTTTGTCTGACAAGGTGGTCGAAAGACTCCGAGGTCAAGAACAGATAGCACCAGTTGACCAGGGTTCACACATTTTGCCAACGTATGTACAACCATCTTCTCTGCAAATACAGAAGGTTGTTCAGCAAGAGTTAGAAGCTAATGACAAGAGATGGGAACAGCGTTTTCACCATGTTAACAACAGTCAAAAAGTTCTTAGCCGCAATGTCGAaatagaatacaaaaaaacatatgaaAATGTCAagaaattattacctataattaaaGATGGAGTACTGAGTGAAACTACaatagaaaaagaaaatgttttattggaTTGTCTTGCCAATAACAAGGGAACCCCATTGAATTGTACCAACGCTGTCAAAGATTATCAAAAGGTGTTATTTCAATCTACAAATCAAAAACTTTGA
- the LOC113551979 gene encoding pyrimidodiazepine synthase-like, with protein sequence MATKHLSKDSVEPPKVLGSLRFYSMRFCPYAQRVQLVLNAKGTPHDTVFINLSEKPEWYLTIFPAGKVPALIYDGKFLSESLILADFLDEQFPEPPLWNSSPLQKILDKLVIESFGKVGTAFYKLIMTSEKVEEKYFDELVASLIPIETELAERGSTFFGGDKPNMVDYMIWPWFERLDSIDPYTQGKFVIPFNDKFPKLAKWKNLMIVDKAVAPYYLTPEKHAEHFTKRKAGLPAYDI encoded by the exons ATGGCCACCAAACACTTGTCCAAAG ATTCTGTTGAACCACCAAAGGTGCTAGGCTCATTGCGCTTTTATTCGATGCGATTTTGTCCATATGCGCAGAGGGTCCAGCTGGTGTTGAATGCCAAGGGCACACC ACATGACACGGTGTTCATTAATCTGTCAGAAAAGCCCGAATGGTACTTGACAATCTTCCCGGCTGGCAAGGTTCCGGCTTTGATCTATGATGGTAAATTTCTTTCTGAAAGCCTGATATTGGCAGACTTCCTTGACGAACAGTTCCCTGAGCCGCCTTTGTGGAATAGCAGTCCTCTCcagaaaatattagataaactCGTCATAGAGTCTTTTGGAAAA gtaggAACAgcattttataagttaatcaTGACCTCAGAAAAAGTAGAAGAAAAATACTTTGATGAACTCGTTGCTAGTTTAATTCCCATTGAAACCGAATTAGCTGAAAGAGGATCAACATTCTTTGGAG GTGACAAGCCCAATATGGTTGACTACATGATATGGCCTTGGTTTGAGCGTTTAGATTCTATTGATCCTTATACTCAGGGAAAGTTTGTTATCCCTTTTAATGACAAATTTCCTAAACTG gctAAGtggaaaaatttaatgattgttGATAAGGCTGTTGCACCATACTACCTTACTCCAGAAAAGCATGCCGAACATTTTACTAAAAGAAAAGCTGGATTACCTGCTTatgacatttaa